A window of Hymenobacter aerilatus contains these coding sequences:
- a CDS encoding M56 family metallopeptidase → MTVYLLKSSLSLLLLFVFYKVALENERMHTFKRFYLLGSLLFSAVVPLFSVEIAPSVTELVSTLPEQVFVQRLPPVPVLPPTPEATTPPYWLMLYGFVTLVLLGRFGRNLYRLVHQITKSPKQAFRGATLVQLATDTLPYTFWSYLFVPAVAYSRGEIEEELYTHELAHIRQRHSLDVLLIGLLLCLAWFNPLLYWYRRAMQLNHEFLADEAVNEGHRNVPQYQRLLLSKLTPTPLPLLASTLTFQTTKQRLLMMTKHTSRRTVWLAGSFSGLLVGTSVFLFSTTVAQVARPETTSSAPAKIQRPATLAKADTLLQRYGDKLVMLPNNQQKKYADLTPEERKWVWVAPISSRRTPTEAQWADWHNPHKFGIWVDGKRLRGNALNAYKRTDIVAFSGSYVHKNARQPEGYLYQMDLTTEKGYAEEVREHQKSPFIVLMRDKPKPKNSGSKSQK, encoded by the coding sequence ATGACGGTCTACCTGCTCAAAAGCAGCCTGAGCTTGCTGCTGCTGTTCGTTTTCTACAAAGTAGCTCTCGAAAACGAGCGGATGCATACGTTCAAGCGGTTCTATCTGTTGGGCAGCTTACTGTTTTCGGCCGTAGTACCACTGTTTTCGGTGGAAATAGCACCCAGCGTAACCGAACTAGTTTCGACTCTGCCAGAACAGGTTTTTGTGCAGAGACTACCTCCTGTGCCCGTGCTACCGCCCACACCGGAAGCTACTACCCCGCCTTATTGGCTGATGCTCTACGGCTTCGTTACGCTTGTGTTGCTGGGGCGCTTCGGGCGCAACTTGTATCGATTAGTTCATCAGATTACCAAAAGTCCGAAGCAAGCGTTTCGCGGTGCTACCCTAGTACAGCTGGCAACTGATACCCTACCCTATACTTTTTGGAGCTATCTATTTGTGCCAGCAGTAGCCTACAGCCGCGGTGAGATAGAGGAAGAGCTATATACCCACGAGTTAGCGCACATTCGGCAGCGGCACTCACTCGACGTGCTATTGATCGGGCTACTGCTGTGCCTAGCCTGGTTTAATCCGCTGCTCTATTGGTATCGACGTGCCATGCAGCTCAACCACGAATTTCTGGCGGATGAGGCTGTGAATGAAGGCCACCGCAACGTGCCGCAGTACCAGCGGCTACTGCTGAGCAAGCTCACACCCACACCACTGCCTCTTTTAGCGAGTACACTCACATTTCAAACCACCAAACAACGACTACTTATGATGACGAAACACACGTCCCGGCGCACCGTGTGGCTGGCAGGTTCTTTCAGCGGTTTGTTGGTAGGAACTTCTGTGTTCCTGTTTAGCACCACGGTGGCGCAAGTGGCGCGACCAGAAACTACTAGCAGCGCACCAGCCAAAATCCAGCGCCCGGCTACCTTAGCAAAAGCGGATACACTCCTGCAACGCTACGGCGACAAGCTGGTGATGCTGCCTAATAACCAGCAGAAAAAGTACGCAGACCTAACACCTGAGGAAAGAAAATGGGTATGGGTAGCTCCTATTTCATCCCGCCGCACACCTACTGAAGCACAATGGGCTGACTGGCATAATCCACATAAGTTTGGAATTTGGGTAGATGGCAAGCGCCTACGTGGCAACGCGCTGAATGCTTACAAGCGCACCGACATCGTAGCGTTTTCGGGAAGCTATGTGCACAAAAATGCCCGGCAGCCGGAAGGGTATTTGTATCAAATGGATTTAACAACCGAAAAAGGATACGCGGAAGAGGTGAGAGAACATCAGAAATCTCCATTTATAGTGTTGATGCGAGATAAACCGAAGCCTAAAAATAGCGGGAGTAAAAGTCAGAAGTAA
- a CDS encoding MJ1255/VC2487 family glycosyltransferase has translation MKILYGVPGEGLGHATRSKVVIAWLLKQGHEVQVVSSSRAYQMLARNFPGRVHEIKGFHLAYKDVTVSRVRTVALTLRTAPESLRVNFARYRELLGTFAPNIVISDFESFSYFFARWKGLPVISIDNMQIISRTELDITVPPTEREHLQLARQIVRAKLPRSRHYLITTFFTLPLCKPNTTLVPPIIRPEILTAQPTRGQHVLVYQSATTQTNLVPLLQALPGQEFRVYGFNKEESHGNVHLRAFSEQEFIEDLASARAVLTNGGFSLISEAVYLHKPICAVPIPAQFEQFLNAAEVEKLGYGRHFTALTADNVRAFLYDVDAFAEKLRHYQQRGNEVLFATLTQQLEAVAADEPAE, from the coding sequence ATGAAGATTCTGTACGGCGTGCCCGGCGAGGGACTAGGGCATGCTACTCGTAGCAAAGTGGTAATTGCGTGGCTGTTGAAGCAGGGGCACGAGGTGCAGGTAGTGAGCAGCAGCCGTGCCTACCAGATGCTGGCCCGCAATTTTCCGGGACGCGTACACGAAATAAAAGGCTTTCACCTGGCGTACAAAGACGTTACGGTGTCGCGCGTGCGGACGGTGGCGCTCACACTGCGCACGGCCCCGGAAAGTCTGCGCGTCAACTTTGCCCGGTACCGTGAATTGCTGGGTACGTTTGCGCCCAATATCGTCATTTCGGATTTCGAGTCCTTCAGCTATTTCTTTGCCCGCTGGAAGGGCCTACCCGTTATCAGTATCGATAACATGCAGATAATCAGTAGGACGGAGTTGGATATCACTGTGCCGCCCACCGAGCGGGAGCATCTGCAGTTAGCAAGGCAGATTGTGCGTGCTAAGCTGCCCCGAAGCCGGCACTACCTCATTACCACTTTCTTCACGCTGCCACTCTGCAAGCCCAATACTACGTTGGTGCCGCCTATCATTCGCCCCGAGATTCTGACCGCGCAGCCTACCCGTGGCCAGCACGTGTTGGTATACCAGTCAGCCACCACCCAAACCAACCTGGTGCCGCTGCTGCAGGCACTGCCGGGTCAGGAGTTTCGAGTGTACGGCTTCAATAAGGAAGAAAGCCACGGCAACGTGCACCTGCGGGCTTTCAGCGAGCAAGAATTTATAGAGGACCTTGCCAGTGCCCGTGCCGTGCTTACCAACGGTGGTTTTTCGCTGATCAGCGAGGCAGTATACCTACACAAACCCATCTGCGCGGTGCCCATTCCGGCCCAGTTCGAGCAGTTTTTGAATGCGGCAGAGGTAGAAAAGCTAGGCTATGGTCGGCACTTCACCGCCCTCACTGCCGATAATGTGCGGGCTTTTCTCTACGACGTAGATGCATTTGCGGAGAAGTTGAGACACTACCAACAGCGAGGCAACGAGGTGCTGTTTGCCACGCTCACGCAGCAGCTAGAGGCCGTAGCCGCTGATGAACCCGCGGAATAA
- a CDS encoding BlaI/MecI/CopY family transcriptional regulator, with product MKLSATEETLMHHLWSRERAFMKDLLDAYDDPKPAATTVATLLKRMTDKGLIAYREYGNSREYYPLITRQAYFATHVNGLVKKFFNNSAAQFASFFTTQAGLSTEELESLQKIIEEQLKKKKP from the coding sequence ATGAAGCTCTCTGCTACTGAGGAAACCCTTATGCATCATTTATGGAGCCGGGAACGGGCTTTCATGAAAGACCTGCTCGACGCCTACGACGACCCCAAACCAGCCGCTACCACTGTGGCCACCCTACTCAAGCGCATGACCGATAAAGGCCTCATAGCCTACCGCGAATACGGTAACTCGCGCGAATACTACCCGCTCATAACGCGTCAGGCCTACTTTGCTACCCATGTCAACGGCTTAGTGAAGAAGTTCTTCAACAACTCGGCCGCGCAGTTTGCCTCCTTCTTCACCACGCAGGCCGGCTTATCAACTGAGGAGCTGGAATCCTTGCAAAAGATTATCGAAGAGCAACTCAAAAAGAAAAAGCCATGA
- a CDS encoding T9SS type A sorting domain-containing protein: MKHFLHIPTLFLISGLSLATKPTLGQQTAPTALYVNDAITTNDVYTQAAGNDLTGDGTPTAPFATVGRALQAALAGNTIYIDAGTYTERIALNKTVHLRGAGTATNRPNGATVFNAGLPQSGARSREVGLLLTASGGTVAAPLVIAGLTIQAYDFGIEADGSARANVVLEDIEILDQRQYGIFWNSIGGADNLTFRRVHIARTAVDPANVRTNYNGSSSPAGRGLFIVNGTKQHILIEGGTYEQNRRAGIDINDGSVSDLIIRDVLFSQNGGGAIALLGAGGQRDAAGNFLTPAALIERNTIRNNGSNGMELKSVTGNGQASGPGSFVVRENVITRLTTRPDPLPNGLPEDIPTNLLDDNAAIAFIDRDRGVIQAGGGVTGDLVTGGAYLANNTLEGYIASEQQSNVSSGINGFGIVLEGSHNRVIGNQITQCQIGVQVQERPTNSTGVGTPFFDINRNTQLSTLDNLIQDNRLENCTQALVAVNLTTPVAAPLNWLGSIEVSQLYGPDSQNGLVATISKNGSTFTREAPTSAAGRIAYSPFLHSNQDAAADAGFQGDRNYLHVDGASPAIVPGASLQQGLELLTANGTLSAVAGTYDEALTVGKAFTLTATGATTLRDLTLAGSTLTLGAPFGLSGNLTLTNGRVETTSTNLLSLLATATATAGNAASYIDGPLRKIGNQAFVFPVGKNGQWARVGISAPGAVDAGFTAEYQSTQAASTTTDVTLAAPLHNISAVDTWQLTHDGGASENVRVQLFWENAFRSGIDAFTNDLQVARYNGNTWVSAGHGELNGELMTGAVTSADAVSQFGTFTLGSLSADTNPLITEVAALKATEVQPNVVQLDWTTSDAVAVRGFDIERSYDQQSWQKIGAVASRPATPQRAYSYQDRPDRTNVTAYYRLQQVLASGSRVSTPAAVNLTSVTLPTKAAVASTNFSLYPNPATRQVQVALPTTATGAITITLFDLTGRTVLTQTLPAKSGVALPLPASLPAGTYMVRVQGQGFADSVVRLVKQ; this comes from the coding sequence ATGAAGCACTTTCTACATATTCCTACTCTCTTTCTAATAAGTGGCCTAAGCCTAGCAACCAAGCCGACACTGGGGCAGCAAACCGCTCCGACGGCTTTGTATGTGAACGATGCGATTACTACCAACGACGTATATACACAGGCGGCAGGCAATGACTTAACTGGGGATGGCACGCCCACAGCACCGTTTGCAACGGTAGGCCGTGCCTTGCAAGCGGCCTTGGCTGGTAACACTATTTATATAGATGCAGGTACCTACACCGAGCGTATTGCTTTAAACAAAACAGTGCATCTTCGTGGGGCAGGCACTGCCACGAATCGACCTAATGGGGCTACGGTTTTCAATGCGGGCTTACCCCAATCGGGCGCGCGGAGCCGTGAGGTAGGCTTACTCCTGACCGCGTCCGGCGGTACAGTGGCAGCGCCATTGGTTATTGCTGGCCTTACCATTCAGGCCTATGACTTTGGGATAGAAGCCGACGGCAGTGCCCGCGCTAACGTGGTGCTGGAAGACATAGAAATCCTGGATCAGCGGCAGTATGGAATTTTCTGGAATAGCATAGGCGGGGCCGACAACCTGACGTTTCGGCGGGTGCACATTGCCCGCACGGCCGTCGATCCGGCCAACGTGCGCACCAACTACAACGGCAGCAGTAGTCCGGCCGGTCGCGGCTTATTTATTGTCAACGGCACCAAGCAACATATCCTGATTGAGGGCGGCACCTACGAGCAAAACCGTCGGGCTGGCATTGACATCAATGACGGTAGCGTGAGCGATTTGATTATTCGCGACGTGCTGTTCTCGCAAAATGGTGGCGGCGCTATTGCGTTGCTGGGAGCCGGCGGCCAGCGCGATGCGGCCGGCAACTTCCTCACCCCGGCCGCGCTGATTGAGCGCAACACCATTCGTAATAACGGCTCCAACGGGATGGAGTTGAAATCGGTGACGGGCAACGGACAGGCTAGTGGGCCGGGCAGCTTTGTGGTGAGAGAGAATGTGATTACGCGTCTCACTACCCGCCCCGATCCGTTACCCAACGGGCTGCCCGAAGATATTCCGACCAATTTGCTGGACGACAACGCAGCCATTGCCTTCATCGACCGTGACCGAGGCGTTATTCAGGCGGGCGGCGGCGTAACCGGCGACTTGGTAACGGGCGGCGCCTACCTCGCCAACAATACGCTGGAAGGCTACATCGCCAGTGAACAGCAAAGCAACGTCAGCTCGGGCATCAACGGGTTCGGCATTGTGCTCGAGGGTAGCCACAACCGGGTTATCGGCAACCAGATTACGCAGTGCCAGATTGGTGTTCAGGTGCAAGAGCGCCCTACCAACAGCACGGGGGTAGGCACGCCTTTCTTCGATATCAACCGAAATACCCAGCTTTCCACGCTAGATAACCTTATTCAGGACAATCGGCTGGAGAACTGCACACAGGCGTTGGTGGCCGTTAACCTGACCACGCCCGTAGCCGCGCCGCTGAACTGGCTTGGTAGCATCGAAGTCAGCCAGCTCTACGGCCCAGACAGTCAGAATGGCCTGGTAGCCACCATCAGCAAAAACGGGAGCACGTTTACGCGCGAAGCGCCAACCAGCGCGGCCGGACGCATTGCCTACTCGCCCTTTTTGCATAGCAACCAAGATGCTGCCGCCGACGCTGGCTTTCAGGGCGACCGAAACTACCTGCACGTAGATGGCGCTAGTCCGGCCATCGTTCCCGGCGCCAGCTTGCAGCAGGGCCTGGAGTTGCTGACGGCAAACGGAACGCTGAGCGCCGTTGCTGGCACCTACGACGAGGCCCTGACCGTGGGCAAAGCGTTTACCCTAACTGCCACAGGTGCCACTACACTGCGCGACCTTACACTGGCCGGCAGCACTCTAACGCTGGGGGCTCCCTTCGGCCTGTCGGGAAACCTAACGCTCACAAATGGCCGCGTTGAGACTACCAGTACCAATCTGCTGTCGTTGTTGGCTACGGCCACAGCTACGGCCGGCAATGCCGCTTCGTACATAGATGGCCCACTACGGAAGATTGGGAATCAAGCTTTTGTATTTCCGGTGGGTAAGAATGGTCAGTGGGCACGTGTGGGTATTTCGGCTCCTGGCGCTGTTGATGCAGGTTTCACGGCCGAGTACCAGTCGACTCAAGCAGCTAGCACCACCACTGATGTGACGCTTGCAGCCCCTCTCCACAACATCAGCGCCGTAGATACTTGGCAGCTGACGCACGATGGCGGCGCGTCGGAAAACGTGCGTGTGCAGTTGTTCTGGGAAAACGCATTCCGTAGCGGCATTGACGCCTTTACCAACGATTTGCAGGTAGCTCGCTATAATGGCAACACCTGGGTAAGCGCTGGCCACGGTGAGTTGAATGGTGAACTAATGACTGGCGCCGTGACTTCTGCCGATGCTGTAAGTCAGTTTGGCACCTTTACGCTGGGCTCACTTTCCGCCGATACAAACCCATTGATAACGGAGGTGGCTGCTCTGAAAGCCACCGAAGTGCAGCCCAACGTAGTGCAACTGGATTGGACTACCTCGGATGCAGTAGCCGTACGCGGCTTCGACATTGAACGCTCTTACGATCAGCAGAGCTGGCAGAAGATTGGGGCTGTGGCGAGCCGGCCTGCCACTCCGCAACGCGCCTACTCCTACCAAGACCGCCCCGACCGCACCAACGTTACGGCTTACTACCGACTGCAGCAAGTGTTGGCCAGCGGTAGTCGCGTGTCGACGCCGGCTGCCGTCAACCTTACCAGCGTGACGTTGCCTACCAAAGCAGCTGTTGCCTCCACGAACTTCAGCTTGTACCCCAATCCTGCTACGCGCCAAGTGCAAGTAGCCCTACCTACTACGGCCACGGGTGCCATCACAATCACACTCTTCGATCTGACTGGCCGTACGGTTCTCACCCAAACGCTGCCAGCTAAATCCGGCGTTGCCCTACCCCTACCCGCATCCCTACCGGCAGGCACCTATATGGTCCGTGTGCAAGGCCAGGGTTTTGCTGATAGCGTAGTACGACTGGTGAAACAGTAA
- a CDS encoding ABC transporter ATP-binding protein, with protein MASIFDSLHAVSAKRPRPDGKPVLSVRERFSALGNLPEFLKLVWQTSPSLTLANMVLRLLRAALPVAILYVGQLILDEVVTLSRLPAAERTLSPVLTLLALEFGLAILSDALGRGVALLDSLLGDLFANRSSIRLMEHAARLDLDQFEDSAFYDKLERARRQTLSRTVLMSQVLSQAQDFITMGFLAVGLAAFNPWLLLLLLVAVVPAFLGESHFNERSYSLVHGWTPERRELDYLRVTGASDETAKEVKIFGLAGFLTDRFRQLSDEFYEKNKNLVVRRAGWGTFFAAVGAAGYYAAYVYIITQAVRGAVSIGQLTFLAGSFARMRGLLEGILSRFSSVAEGALYLQDFFDFFHLQPRIVRDESRPVRPFPRPIRVGFEFENVGFKYRNAEKWALRNLSFTLHAGEKLALVGENGSGKTTLVKLLSRLYDPTEGRILLDGYDLREYDPQELRQEIGVIFQDFVRFQLSAGQNLAVGRIEEKENTARIQSAAAQSLADSVVKKLPQGYDQIIGRRFAGGVDLSGGEWQKIALGRAYMRDAQLLILDEPTAALDARAEYEVFQRFNELTQGKTAVLISHRFSTVRMADRILVIEQGKFIEIGSHQELLARGGRYAELFQLQAAGYR; from the coding sequence ATGGCATCTATTTTCGATTCACTACACGCGGTTTCCGCCAAGCGCCCGCGGCCCGACGGCAAACCTGTCCTCTCGGTACGGGAGCGATTCTCGGCGCTGGGCAACTTACCAGAGTTTCTGAAGCTGGTCTGGCAAACCAGTCCATCCCTCACGCTGGCCAACATGGTGTTGCGTCTGCTGCGGGCAGCCCTACCCGTCGCTATTCTATATGTAGGCCAACTCATTCTCGATGAAGTAGTAACGCTGAGCCGCCTACCCGCCGCCGAGCGTACGCTCTCACCGGTGCTTACGCTACTGGCACTGGAGTTTGGTTTGGCCATTTTGTCGGATGCGCTGGGTAGGGGCGTGGCGTTGCTCGACTCGCTGCTGGGCGACCTGTTTGCCAACCGGTCGTCTATCCGGCTGATGGAGCACGCCGCCCGCCTCGACCTCGACCAGTTTGAGGACAGTGCTTTTTACGACAAGCTGGAACGCGCGCGTCGCCAAACACTCTCGCGCACAGTGCTCATGTCGCAGGTGCTGTCGCAGGCTCAGGACTTTATCACGATGGGTTTTTTGGCGGTGGGCTTGGCCGCGTTCAACCCGTGGCTGCTGCTGTTGCTGCTGGTGGCTGTGGTGCCAGCGTTTCTGGGTGAGTCGCACTTCAACGAGCGCAGCTACTCGCTGGTACACGGCTGGACGCCCGAGCGCCGCGAGCTGGACTACCTGCGCGTGACCGGTGCTTCTGACGAAACCGCCAAGGAGGTCAAGATTTTCGGCCTAGCCGGCTTCCTCACTGACCGCTTCCGTCAGCTTTCCGACGAATTCTATGAGAAGAACAAAAACCTGGTGGTGCGCCGCGCCGGCTGGGGCACGTTCTTCGCGGCGGTAGGGGCGGCGGGCTATTATGCGGCCTACGTCTACATCATCACCCAGGCCGTACGCGGGGCAGTGTCTATCGGTCAGCTTACGTTTCTGGCGGGGTCTTTTGCCCGAATGCGGGGTTTATTGGAAGGCATTCTGAGCCGGTTCAGCTCGGTGGCTGAAGGGGCGCTGTACTTGCAGGACTTCTTTGATTTTTTTCATCTACAGCCCCGCATCGTGCGGGACGAGTCGCGGCCGGTGCGGCCCTTCCCGCGGCCTATCCGGGTAGGGTTTGAGTTTGAGAATGTCGGCTTCAAATATCGCAACGCCGAGAAATGGGCCCTGCGCAACCTCAGCTTCACGCTGCACGCCGGCGAGAAATTGGCGCTGGTAGGCGAGAACGGCTCTGGCAAAACTACTCTCGTGAAGCTTCTTTCTCGCCTCTACGACCCCACCGAAGGCCGCATCCTACTCGATGGCTACGACCTGCGCGAGTACGACCCCCAGGAGTTGCGCCAGGAAATCGGGGTGATTTTCCAGGACTTTGTGCGCTTCCAGCTTTCAGCGGGTCAAAACCTGGCTGTGGGCCGCATTGAGGAAAAGGAAAATACGGCCCGCATTCAGTCGGCCGCCGCGCAAAGCCTAGCCGACTCAGTGGTGAAGAAGCTGCCTCAGGGCTACGACCAGATCATTGGTCGGCGCTTTGCCGGCGGGGTAGACCTGAGCGGGGGCGAGTGGCAGAAGATTGCCTTGGGCCGCGCCTATATGCGCGATGCCCAGCTACTGATTCTGGACGAGCCCACCGCCGCCCTCGATGCCCGCGCCGAGTACGAAGTGTTTCAGCGTTTCAACGAGCTCACGCAGGGCAAAACCGCCGTGCTCATCTCGCACCGCTTCAGCACCGTGCGCATGGCCGACCGCATTCTGGTGATTGAGCAGGGCAAATTCATTGAAATTGGTTCGCACCAGGAGTTGCTGGCACGAGGTGGGCGCTATGCTGAACTGTTTCAGCTGCAAGCCGCCGGCTACCGTTAA
- a CDS encoding peptidylprolyl isomerase encodes MSLYTPFFTRWQVGAAFTLLVLGSACATTTQPAVTTPAGAVVPNKFAADTTLRRIATLQDERRTPALLKYLESPNSRYREQAALAFASVQDKAATDAVNTHLNDSEAAVRRAVAYALGQMADSTAEATLRQQIAAEPNAAVRAEVLEALGKCTSRAGLPALVRLPTSLVADTATLVGQSWGLYRAALRGITSEPAVARLVQLLGQENPRSARVAAANALARTRGLDLTPYAASLVTSAQTDPSYAVRGAAALALGKASHAATVPALLATLARRDADYRVRISALRAMNAAMYVQVKEAAWAALTDANDQVAVTAAEFFLANASQESGTLFLEKANKLVQWRVRATLLAAALKQRSVEQAQAAIRQAVQARYTAAGSPYEKGYLLKALGEDPAAYEFVRQATFAPTQQLVVRTYGLEALVAMRQQADFPEAQRASFALALRQAAETGDVALLGIAAEALRNPKLNLRPLLPDLGFLQKAQAKLVLPRDLEAWQSVQQTLDFLLKQPATPTPVARAASHPIDWAVVSSIPATQRVVVRTGKGVITLQLLVEEAPGSVASFVELIRQGFYDGKNFHRVVPNFVAQGGCPRGDGWGSTDYNIRSELANLRYGAGAVGLASAGKDTESCQWFITHAPTPHLDGRYTIFAQVVAGMDVVQRLEIGDTIERVELVR; translated from the coding sequence ATGTCATTGTACACTCCCTTCTTTACGCGCTGGCAGGTAGGCGCTGCATTCACCTTGCTAGTCCTCGGCAGCGCCTGCGCTACCACCACACAGCCCGCCGTTACTACGCCGGCCGGTGCGGTGGTTCCCAACAAGTTTGCTGCTGACACTACGCTGCGCCGCATTGCTACCCTCCAGGATGAGCGCCGGACGCCCGCGCTGCTGAAGTACTTGGAAAGCCCAAATTCGCGCTACCGCGAGCAAGCCGCGCTGGCCTTTGCCTCGGTGCAGGACAAAGCTGCCACGGATGCGGTCAACACTCACCTCAACGATTCGGAAGCTGCGGTGCGGCGTGCGGTAGCCTACGCCCTGGGACAAATGGCCGATAGCACCGCCGAAGCAACGTTGCGTCAGCAAATAGCTGCTGAGCCCAACGCGGCAGTACGAGCCGAGGTGTTGGAAGCCTTAGGTAAATGTACTTCCCGCGCTGGTTTGCCAGCGTTGGTGCGCCTACCCACCTCACTAGTCGCTGATACTGCTACCTTGGTTGGGCAAAGCTGGGGACTGTACCGTGCTGCTCTGCGTGGCATCACCTCGGAGCCCGCTGTGGCTCGGCTAGTGCAATTGCTGGGGCAGGAGAACCCCCGCAGTGCTCGTGTGGCGGCGGCCAACGCCTTGGCTCGCACCCGCGGCCTCGACCTAACGCCGTATGCGGCCTCGCTGGTCACGTCTGCCCAAACCGACCCCAGCTATGCCGTGCGAGGGGCTGCTGCGCTGGCGCTGGGCAAAGCCAGCCACGCCGCCACGGTGCCCGCCCTGTTAGCTACCCTGGCCCGCCGCGACGCGGACTACCGGGTGCGAATAAGTGCTTTGCGTGCCATGAATGCCGCCATGTACGTGCAGGTGAAGGAGGCTGCCTGGGCTGCTTTAACAGACGCAAACGACCAAGTGGCCGTGACGGCGGCTGAGTTTTTTCTGGCTAACGCCAGTCAGGAGTCGGGTACGCTGTTTCTGGAAAAAGCCAATAAGCTGGTACAGTGGCGCGTGCGGGCTACCCTGCTGGCTGCGGCCCTAAAGCAACGCTCTGTCGAGCAGGCGCAGGCTGCCATACGGCAGGCAGTGCAGGCACGCTACACTGCTGCGGGAAGTCCGTACGAGAAAGGGTATTTGCTGAAAGCGCTGGGCGAAGATCCGGCAGCGTATGAGTTTGTACGCCAAGCTACCTTTGCGCCAACGCAGCAGTTGGTAGTGCGCACCTATGGGCTGGAGGCGCTAGTAGCCATGCGCCAGCAGGCCGATTTTCCGGAAGCGCAGCGGGCTTCGTTTGCGTTGGCATTACGACAAGCCGCCGAAACCGGCGATGTAGCCCTACTCGGTATTGCGGCCGAAGCCCTACGCAACCCCAAGCTGAACCTGCGCCCGCTGCTGCCCGACCTGGGCTTTCTGCAAAAAGCTCAAGCCAAGCTCGTCCTACCCCGTGACCTGGAAGCGTGGCAATCGGTGCAACAAACGCTTGATTTCCTCTTGAAACAACCCGCTACGCCTACGCCCGTGGCGCGGGCGGCTTCGCACCCTATCGATTGGGCGGTGGTATCGAGTATTCCAGCCACTCAGCGCGTGGTAGTACGCACGGGAAAGGGCGTCATCACCTTACAGCTGCTGGTAGAAGAGGCTCCCGGCTCCGTGGCAAGCTTTGTGGAACTGATTCGGCAGGGGTTTTACGATGGCAAGAACTTTCATCGGGTAGTGCCCAACTTTGTGGCCCAGGGCGGTTGTCCGCGCGGCGACGGTTGGGGCAGCACCGACTACAACATACGCTCTGAGTTGGCCAACCTACGCTACGGTGCGGGTGCTGTGGGCCTAGCCTCGGCTGGCAAAGACACCGAGAGCTGCCAATGGTTTATCACCCACGCTCCTACGCCCCACCTCGATGGCCGTTACACCATTTTCGCGCAGGTGGTGGCCGGCATGGACGTTGTGCAGCGTTTGGAAATTGGGGACACAATAGAACGTGTAGAACTGGTGCGGTAG
- a CDS encoding DUF4136 domain-containing protein yields the protein MKPTFTLLVGLLLLSLTGCFATREARIESDYSYSGTFKRYRTYEFMRGQGLASDSSRLGEALRDAVRNRLRAQGYRPATTRPDLLINFQVFEGDMRFRGYMQEDLERWVKMGVVEDDETPDEYKRGYKPVRMLLSEGTLLVTLIDNHTNRAVWNGYASGVTVPNGPRGEIVLRRSVRSIFDQYRVFTEGYVGGGN from the coding sequence ATGAAACCTACCTTTACCCTGCTTGTAGGGCTGTTACTGTTGAGTTTGACCGGCTGTTTTGCCACTCGTGAGGCCCGCATTGAATCAGATTACAGCTACAGCGGCACGTTCAAAAGATACCGTACGTATGAGTTTATGCGGGGCCAGGGCCTGGCTTCCGATTCCAGTCGGCTAGGCGAGGCCCTGCGCGATGCCGTGCGCAACCGCCTGCGCGCCCAGGGTTACCGTCCCGCCACCACTCGTCCTGATCTGCTCATCAACTTTCAAGTATTTGAGGGCGACATGCGCTTCCGCGGCTACATGCAGGAAGATCTGGAGCGCTGGGTGAAGATGGGTGTGGTGGAAGACGACGAAACCCCTGACGAATACAAGCGCGGCTACAAGCCCGTGCGCATGCTCCTCTCCGAAGGTACCTTGCTCGTAACCCTAATCGACAACCACACCAACCGCGCTGTGTGGAACGGCTACGCCTCCGGCGTGACTGTACCCAACGGCCCCCGCGGCGAAATCGTGCTGCGTCGCTCCGTGCGTTCCATTTTCGATCAGTACCGAGTTTTCACCGAGGGCTACGTGGGCGGCGGCAACTAA